Proteins encoded together in one Lathyrus oleraceus cultivar Zhongwan6 chromosome 5, CAAS_Psat_ZW6_1.0, whole genome shotgun sequence window:
- the LOC127082042 gene encoding uncharacterized protein LOC127082042: MGFKLLTSTPYYVKTNGKVEAANKVVIGLIKKHVGKNPRNWHKTLDQILWACQTSPKEATNTTPFRLTYGHDAVLPVEIYLQSTRVQRQNEIPYESYWNMMLYELVDLDEERLKALELLKRQKKRVEKSYNKKVKLKAFSPEYLV, encoded by the coding sequence ATGGGGTTCAAGCTATTGACATCTACACCTTATTATGTTAAGACAAATGGTAAAGTCGAAGCAGCAAATAAGGTAGTTATTGGCTTGATTAAGAAACATGTGGGAAAAAATCCAAGGAATTGGCATAAGACATTGGACCAGATTTTATGGGCATGTCAAACCTCCCCTAAAGAGGCTACAAATACTACGCCTTTTCGACTGACATATGGTCACGATGCAGTATTACCAGTCGAAATCTATCTTCAATCAACTAGAGTCCAAAGGCAAAATGAGATTCCATATGAATCCTATTGGAACATGATGTTGTACGAGTTAGTTGACTTAGATGAAGAAAGGTTAAAAGCCTTAGAGTTATTAAAGAGGCAGAAAAAGAGAGTAGAGAAATCATACAATAAAAAGGTTAAACTTAAAGCGTTCTCACCTGAATACTTAGTTTGA